A single genomic interval of Macadamia integrifolia cultivar HAES 741 chromosome 6, SCU_Mint_v3, whole genome shotgun sequence harbors:
- the LOC122082540 gene encoding ascorbate transporter, chloroplastic-like isoform X2, translating to MSPTLRECSSYMSRNLYSSVHLIGPLDKKTGKLKTGILGEVEHLHLYPPFTEIFCVSNLKQRIQGRCGCSISSDPSVGSSIHPRNLHKFGISNAHFQQSDCRKATKTRADYKSEQYDIAGAKLDSLSSLEVPDEAVLVEGSVRNISWWEQLPKRWVIVLLCCSAFLLCNMDRVNMSIAILPMSQEFKWNSATIGLIQSSFFWGYLLTQIVGGIWADKIGGKIVLGFGVVWWSVATVLTPIAARLGLPFLLLMRAFMGIGEGVAMPAMNNILSKWVPVSERSRSLAFVYSGMYLGSVTGLAFSPILIHKFGWPSVFYTFGSLGSIWFALWLNKAHSSPKDDPDLSDDEKRLILGGSDLKEPVSAIPWKLILSKAPVWALIISHFCHNWGTFILLTWMPTYYNQVLKFNLTESGLFCVLPWLTMAVFANIGGWIADTLVSKGLSITTVRKIMQSIGFLGPAFFLTQLSHVRTPALAVLCMACSQGLDAFSQSGLYSNHQDIGPRYAGVLLGLSNTAGVLAGVFGTAATGYILQRGSWDDVFKVSVALYIIGTLVWNLFSTGEKILE from the exons ATGTCACCTACTCTAAGAGAGTGCAGTTCCTACATGTCTAGAAACTTGTATAGTTCAGTTCATCTTATTGGTCCTTTGGACAAGAAAACTGGAAAACTAAAGACAGGAATCCTTGGTGAAGTGGAGCATCTTCATTTATACCCACCATTTACTGAAATTTTTTGTGTATCAAATCTTAAGCAAAGAATTCAAGGGAGATGTGGATGTTCTATTTCTTCAGATCCCTCTGTTGGCAGTTCTATTCATCCCAGAAATCTGCATAAATTTGGCATATCTAATGCGCATTTCCAACAATCCGATTGTCGTAAAGCAACTAAGACACGTGCTGATTATAAATCAGAGCAGTATGACATAGCAGGGGCAAAACTGGACTCATTGAGCTCTTTGGAAGTGCCAGATGAAGCTGTTTTAGTGGAAGGGAGTGTGCGAAATATATCTTGGTGGGAGCAATTACCAAAGCGTTGGGTGATTGTACTGCTTTGTTGTTCTGCATTTCTCCTCTGCAACATGGATCGT GTCAATATGAGCATCGCCATACTTCCAATGTCACAGGAGTTCAAGTGGAATTCTGCAACTATTGGTCTAATTCAGTCTTCTTTTTTCTGGGGTTACCTGCTGACTCAG ATTGTTGGAGGTATATGGGCAGATAAGATTGGTGGTAAGATTGTACTAGGTTTCGGGGTGGTGTGGTGGTCTGTTGCAACGGTTCTAACACCTATAGCTGCAAGACTAGGGCTTCCCTTCTTGCTTCTCATGCGTGCCTTTATGGGGATTGGTGAG GGTGTTGCTATGCCAGCTATGAATAATATACTCTCAAAGTGGGTTCCAGTATCTGAAAGAAGCAGATCCCTTGCATTTGTATACAGTGGCATGTACCTCGGTTCTGTCACGGGCCTGGCCTTTTCTCCTATTCTAATCCACAAATTTGGCTGGCCCTCCGTATTTTACACTTTTGGTTCTCTAGGAAGTATCTGGTTTGCATTATGGCTGAATAAG GCACACAGCTCACCAAAAGATGATCCAGACCTTTCTGATGATGAAAAGAGGCTTATCTTGGGAGGCAGCGACTTGAAGGAACCTGTTTCTGCCATTCCATGGAAATTAATTTTGTCAAAAGCACCTGTTTGGGCTCTTATAATCTCCCATTTTTGTCATAATTGGGGAACTTTTATTCTTCTAACGTGGATGCCAACATATTATAATCAG GTTTTGAAGTTCAACCTCACTGAGTCTGGGTTATTCTGTGTTTTACCATGGTTAACTATGGCCGTGTTTGCAAATATAGGAGGGTGGATTGCTGACACTCTTGTAAGCAAAGGTCTTTCAATTACTACAGTTCGCAAG ATCATGCAATCAATTGGATTCCTGGGCCCAGCCTTCTTTCTCACGCAGCTGAGCCATGTCCGCACTCCAGCCTTAGCAGTGTTATGCATGGCATGCAGTCAG GGGTTGGATGCTTTTTCACAGTCTGGGCTCTATTCTAATCACCAAGACATTGGACCACGTTATGCG GGAGTATTGCTGGGACTATCAAACACTGCTGGAGTGCTTGCTGGTGTCTTTGGCACGGCCGCCACTGGATACATTCTCCAAAGAG GTTCATGGGATGATGTCTTTAAAGTGTCTGTTGCCTTATATATCATTGGCACATTGGTCTGGAATTTATTCTCAACTGGAGAGAAAATTCTCGAGTAG
- the LOC122082540 gene encoding ascorbate transporter, chloroplastic-like isoform X1: protein MTVGAVISSRHFGHFIGSGKVYQTEKAGIHQRGEHQGVYGTRYAWGNIFNKMSPTLRECSSYMSRNLYSSVHLIGPLDKKTGKLKTGILGEVEHLHLYPPFTEIFCVSNLKQRIQGRCGCSISSDPSVGSSIHPRNLHKFGISNAHFQQSDCRKATKTRADYKSEQYDIAGAKLDSLSSLEVPDEAVLVEGSVRNISWWEQLPKRWVIVLLCCSAFLLCNMDRVNMSIAILPMSQEFKWNSATIGLIQSSFFWGYLLTQIVGGIWADKIGGKIVLGFGVVWWSVATVLTPIAARLGLPFLLLMRAFMGIGEGVAMPAMNNILSKWVPVSERSRSLAFVYSGMYLGSVTGLAFSPILIHKFGWPSVFYTFGSLGSIWFALWLNKAHSSPKDDPDLSDDEKRLILGGSDLKEPVSAIPWKLILSKAPVWALIISHFCHNWGTFILLTWMPTYYNQVLKFNLTESGLFCVLPWLTMAVFANIGGWIADTLVSKGLSITTVRKIMQSIGFLGPAFFLTQLSHVRTPALAVLCMACSQGLDAFSQSGLYSNHQDIGPRYAGVLLGLSNTAGVLAGVFGTAATGYILQRGSWDDVFKVSVALYIIGTLVWNLFSTGEKILE, encoded by the exons ATGACAGTCGGTGCGGTTATTTCGAGCCGTCATTTCGGTCATTTTATTGGTTCAG GAAAGGTATATCAAACAGAGAAGGCTGGTATACATCAAAGGGGAGAGCATCAAGGTGTTTATGGAACGAGATATGCATGGGGAAACATTTTCAACAAAATGTCACCTACTCTAAGAGAGTGCAGTTCCTACATGTCTAGAAACTTGTATAGTTCAGTTCATCTTATTGGTCCTTTGGACAAGAAAACTGGAAAACTAAAGACAGGAATCCTTGGTGAAGTGGAGCATCTTCATTTATACCCACCATTTACTGAAATTTTTTGTGTATCAAATCTTAAGCAAAGAATTCAAGGGAGATGTGGATGTTCTATTTCTTCAGATCCCTCTGTTGGCAGTTCTATTCATCCCAGAAATCTGCATAAATTTGGCATATCTAATGCGCATTTCCAACAATCCGATTGTCGTAAAGCAACTAAGACACGTGCTGATTATAAATCAGAGCAGTATGACATAGCAGGGGCAAAACTGGACTCATTGAGCTCTTTGGAAGTGCCAGATGAAGCTGTTTTAGTGGAAGGGAGTGTGCGAAATATATCTTGGTGGGAGCAATTACCAAAGCGTTGGGTGATTGTACTGCTTTGTTGTTCTGCATTTCTCCTCTGCAACATGGATCGT GTCAATATGAGCATCGCCATACTTCCAATGTCACAGGAGTTCAAGTGGAATTCTGCAACTATTGGTCTAATTCAGTCTTCTTTTTTCTGGGGTTACCTGCTGACTCAG ATTGTTGGAGGTATATGGGCAGATAAGATTGGTGGTAAGATTGTACTAGGTTTCGGGGTGGTGTGGTGGTCTGTTGCAACGGTTCTAACACCTATAGCTGCAAGACTAGGGCTTCCCTTCTTGCTTCTCATGCGTGCCTTTATGGGGATTGGTGAG GGTGTTGCTATGCCAGCTATGAATAATATACTCTCAAAGTGGGTTCCAGTATCTGAAAGAAGCAGATCCCTTGCATTTGTATACAGTGGCATGTACCTCGGTTCTGTCACGGGCCTGGCCTTTTCTCCTATTCTAATCCACAAATTTGGCTGGCCCTCCGTATTTTACACTTTTGGTTCTCTAGGAAGTATCTGGTTTGCATTATGGCTGAATAAG GCACACAGCTCACCAAAAGATGATCCAGACCTTTCTGATGATGAAAAGAGGCTTATCTTGGGAGGCAGCGACTTGAAGGAACCTGTTTCTGCCATTCCATGGAAATTAATTTTGTCAAAAGCACCTGTTTGGGCTCTTATAATCTCCCATTTTTGTCATAATTGGGGAACTTTTATTCTTCTAACGTGGATGCCAACATATTATAATCAG GTTTTGAAGTTCAACCTCACTGAGTCTGGGTTATTCTGTGTTTTACCATGGTTAACTATGGCCGTGTTTGCAAATATAGGAGGGTGGATTGCTGACACTCTTGTAAGCAAAGGTCTTTCAATTACTACAGTTCGCAAG ATCATGCAATCAATTGGATTCCTGGGCCCAGCCTTCTTTCTCACGCAGCTGAGCCATGTCCGCACTCCAGCCTTAGCAGTGTTATGCATGGCATGCAGTCAG GGGTTGGATGCTTTTTCACAGTCTGGGCTCTATTCTAATCACCAAGACATTGGACCACGTTATGCG GGAGTATTGCTGGGACTATCAAACACTGCTGGAGTGCTTGCTGGTGTCTTTGGCACGGCCGCCACTGGATACATTCTCCAAAGAG GTTCATGGGATGATGTCTTTAAAGTGTCTGTTGCCTTATATATCATTGGCACATTGGTCTGGAATTTATTCTCAACTGGAGAGAAAATTCTCGAGTAG
- the LOC122080900 gene encoding mitogen-activated protein kinase kinase kinase YODA-like isoform X2, producing the protein MPSWWGKSSSKEVKKLNKESFIDTLHRKFKIPSEEKGNIRTSGSRRRSSDTSFEIGSRSCAASRSPPPSTEVSRCQSFAERPQAQPLPLPGLHPASVERTDSGISISTKIRLEQCSKPLSCLPLPKPGCIPHRTDLTDVDGDLASASVSSDSSIDSDDPVDSRLLSPQTTDYESGTRTVNSPSSTMHREHSPIRTPKNSREVLKPTNLLFNSQILSASPKWGPLSNYAPNLQIPPHGAFGSAPDSSMSSPSKSPVRAFGTDQITSSAFWAGKAYPDVSLLGSGHSSSPGSGHNSGHNSMGGDMSGQLFWQHSRGSPECSPIPSPRMASPGPSSRIHSGAVTPVHPRALGASIETSTGWQEDGKQSHRLPLPPITIPSSSPFPTSSSPPTVSSSLSRSPGREENPTSPGLCWKKGKLLGGGAFGHVFEGFNSESGEMCAMKEVTLFSDDAKSKESAKQLGQEIALLSRLWHPNIVQYYGSETVDDKLYIYLEYVSGGSIHKLLQEYGQFGELAIRSYTQQILSGLAYLHAKNTVHRDIKGANILVDPNGRVKLADFGMAKHISGQSCPLSFKGSPYWMAPEVITNSNGCNLAVDIWSLGCTVLEMATTKPPWGQYEGVVAMFKIGNSKELPAIPDHLSDEGKDFVRQCLQRNPVHRPTAAQLLEHPFVKSAAALGKPILASEPTEILPRITDGTRTLGVRHVRNLSSLEAEGLAIHQSRDTRTCAASRRHPMLASNKPCL; encoded by the exons ATGCCTTCATGGTGGGGAAAGTCTTCATCCAAAGAAGTAAAGAAATTGAACAAGGAAAGTTTTATTGATACATTACACCGAAAATTTAAGATTCCATCCGAAGAGAAGGGCAATATTAGAACAAGTGGATCTCGTAGACGGAGTAGTGATACAAGTTTTGAAATAGGATCTCGATCCTGTGCTGCATCAAGATCACCACCCCCCTCCACAGAAGTATCACGGTGCCAAAGTTTTGCAGAAAGGCCTCAAGCACAACCTCTTCCTCTTCCAGGGTTACACCCTGCAAGTGTAGAACGGACAGATTCTGGAATCAGTATATCTACAAAAATAAGATTGGAACAATGCTCTAAGCCATTGTCGTGTTTGCCACTCCCAAAACCTGGTTGTATCCCACACAGGACAGATTTAACGGATGTTGATGGAGATTTGGCCTCTGCATCTGTTTCTAGTGATAGTTCAATTGATAGTGATGATCCAGTCGACTCACGGCTTCTTAGCCCACAGACAACTGACTATGAAAGTGGGACCAGAACAGTGAACAGTCCATCCAG CACAATGCACAGGGAACATTCCCCTATCCGTACTCCAAAGAACTCAAGAGAAGTGCTGAAGCCAACTAATCTATTGTTCAACAGTCAGATACTCTCTGCATCACCTAAATGGGGACCATTAAGCAATTATGCGCCAAATTTACAGATTCCTCCCCATGGTGCTTTCGGAAGTGCTCCAGACAGTTCGATGTCAAGCCCTTCAAAAAGTCCTGTAAGAGCATTTGGCACCGATCAGATTACTAGCTCTGCCTTCTGGGCAGGAAAAGCTTATCCAGATGTTTCATTACTTGGATCTGGTCATAGCTCGAGTCCAGGTTCAGGTCATAATTCTGGACATAATTCGATGGGAGGAGATATGTCAGGACAGTTATTTTGGCAGCACAGCAGGGGAAGCCCTGAGTGTTCTCCAATACCTAGCCCCAGAATGGCAAGTCCTGGTCCTAGCTCCAGGATACATAGTGGTGCTGTCACTCCTGTGCATCCACGGGCTTTAGGGGCATCCATAGAAACATCAACAGGCTGGCAGGAGGATGGGAAACAAAGCCACCGGCTGCCGCTCCCTCCTATAACTATTCCTAGTTCTTCCCCTTTCCCTACGTCAAGTTCGCCTCCAACAGTGTCCTCCTCACTTTCACGAAGTCCTGGAAGGGAAGAGAATCCAACAAGTCCTGGTTTGTGTTGGAAGAAAGGAAAGCTACTGGGGGGAGGCGCTTTTGGACATGTTTTTGAAGGCTTTAACAG tgaaagtgGTGAAATGTGTGCTATGAAGGAGGTTACCCTATTTTCAGATGATGCGAAGTCGAAGGAAAGTGCCAAGCAGTTGGGGCAA GAAATTGCTCTACTGAGTCGCTTGTGGCATCCAAATATAGTGCAGTATTATGGTTCTGAGACG GTTGATGACAAACTGTACATATACTTAGAGTATGTGTCGGGTGGCTCCATCCATAAGCTGCTTCAAGAATATGGGCAGTTTGGTGAACTGGCAATTCGCAGTTATACTCAGCAAATTCTTTCAGGCCTTGCATATTTGCATGCTAAGAATACTGTCCATAG GGATATTAAAGGAGCAAATATACTTGTAGACCCCAATGGACGTGTGAAATTGGCAGATTTTGGGATGGCAAAGCAT ATTAGTGGGCAATCGTGCCCCTTATCTTTCAAGGGAAGCCCTTACTGGATGGCACCTGAG GTTATAACGAATTCAAATGGCTGCAATCTTGCGGTTGATATATGGAGTCTTGGATGTACTGTTCTTGAGATGGCTACAACAAAACCACCTTGGGGCCAGTATGAAGGG GTTGTTGCCATGTTTAAGATTGGGAACAGTAAAGAGCTTCCAGCAATCCCTGATCATCTCTCAGATGAGGGGAAGGATTTTGTCAGGCAGTGTTTGCAACGCAATCCGGTACATCGTCCTACAGCTGCTCAGCTTTTGGAGCATCCTTTTGTAAAAAGTGCTGCAGCTTTGGGGAAACCCATTTTGGCCTCTGAGCCTACAGAAATACTGCCTAGAATTACTGATGGAACGAGAACTCTG